The sequence ttgtaaaaaaaatttaatatacgTCCCCAGATGGAGCTTTATTTTAGCAACTTAGGGGGTTTTACACCcctcaatgctaatgctctaatatTTTAGGCTTTCTTTTGTTACCGGTGtccttaaaaatttattaattgattatttttaaaaaattaatattatttttatgagaaatataaatagttattaaaaaaataagttgttatttttcttttcctataaaaaaaattttctaaaaataattgttatatCAATGCTCTTAGGacatttgttaacttttcccATTAACTAATTATACATTTTCTTTGGTTAGTTTCAATAGAAGGGTTGACTATACTAAAAACCACAACTATCTACCATATAAGCAAGAGAGGCAGTTGTCTAAGGCCCCCAAGTAAAAAAGGTATTTTCATTTTAAGCAATAGagttatttttttcattgtaatagtattaattaagcccaagcattagccaataaataaaataatatttttttatcaaaagagAAATTCttcgttcacaatatttttcacaataaatcttaagtgatagGTTATTACTAGCTATTATTGGTAGTTAAAAATGCAATTTCAATggtgagtttaaattaaaactagttACAACTTAACATTTAGGAtctgttgtgaaaatattgtgaatgtagcacttctaaaaaaaagagtaatacacaataaatttcacatttttcataacAGTTAAGTTGACAAACTTTTATTAGTTCTTATCAATGTTAAGCACTAACATTGCTTTTTTACTTGCCACTACTGATTTGCCACATCAATAGctgtgaaaagttttgtcaaatctttttttgcatttatagattttatccaaaaacaattttacatggttcatgttaattaataattttgcatctaaacaCAAGAGAATAGAGTttaagtaattttaattttttttaaaatcataattgtagggtcacaatttggagcccaagcccaaaatgtatgaagtcttggtccaatgagcccaatacaatgaatttatagagaattgGTTGGAAACTTAGACCTTAGCGAATCAGACGATCGACAAACAAgtataaatgataaagaaaaaaagataacataGGTTTACTAGGGAGAGACGTTATCGGATTTTATCTGAGGAAGTTGATTCTTAATATACTGTTCGTAATACTTTGTTACCAGTCCCGTCCCCCCTTTTGTTCTCccattctcttttattttatactattttccTCTCATTTCCACCATCCACGTGTAAATTTAGATTGAtagtgctgatacttgtcccttCAGCTCCTCCCTGAAGTCGTTGGGAGTGATTGTAAAGGCTGAAAAACATGGTTCAGTTAGTTGCAGAGCACTTAATGCAatagtagcagctttctcttagatattttcatgccttcctttgtcattttctttcttaatacttaTCCTCTTCCATGGAATAGTCTGGAGTGTCACTCTTAATGGCAGGCCGTTCGCTTTGTCCTCGGCCTTACTTGGCCGAGGAGGAGTTCTTCCTTggactgggcccttggcccaacgTATACATTAGTATGGGCTCCCAGGTTTGTTACCCCCacaatatttaatatataaaaggcCTCAATTCATTTTTCGCCTTAAgcccccaaatgcatcaagctgCCTTTGCTAAAAATATGTTTACTGGTGTTttgatttaatgataaaaataattattatagaatggacatcataaattttaaatcttGTTGTATTGtttatcaaagaagaagaagaaggaggggaTAGATTGCCTACTATTTTGTGGATGTGAAGTTAAAATTATACTACTATTTTTCAACCTTATGAATGACATATTTAATGTAAAAGTCTTATGGTTCAATAGTATTGTTTAGTCTCTTTTATAAGAAGAATCTAAATTCAAATCCTCTACCTCCTCACTTGTTGTAAGCCAAGGTAAAACTCAACTTGAATTTTTGTTAAAGACAAGTAGTATGAGagatatttttgtatttaatttagtaATACTCAGTATTggaattcaaataaattttagttagaTTCAAGTAAAGCTTTCATCAAAATTGTTCTCTTCGATTTGCTTTAAACAGATTTAGTCAATTCCTTAGTTCTATCCGACATATTTTATGTTAGTTTTTGCTTTCATATTtactttgttttctctttctttttcattaagAATTTAAAAGTATTATTGATTGAGGTATTACCAAACTTATTAAATTTCACTCCAAATTGAATTCATTTATTGTGTTAGAATTAGAAATTATTTGTATTCAAACaatgtattttaattaaattatgaatttggatttttcttttgtggtgggccttttttgcAACTCTAGGCTGGATTGTTTCCTGCCACGTTATAGCCTAATGGATTTGGGTTAGGAGAGTTGGGACTGGCTTAACTGCAACACACCCCAAGCCAACTTGTGCACAAGCTAGAACCCCTTTGCTAGGACCTTGGACACGTGCCAACGATAGAGGATGCTGTTACAAAAACGTTATGGAAGATAGGTgtaatataacaaaaataagaagaatatgCTTACTGTcagtcaaaaacaaaaaaaaaaaaaactaaatcattTTCTTAGTAAAGGatgaaataatacagtgataTAAATGCGGCAAAAATGagttaataataacaataaaaagaaaatgaaataatattaaTGCTTGATCAATAAAAGGTAGAAAGATTAGTCTGTCGTGCTTGATTTCTCAACAGAGTTAAGTCTAGAAAGGGAAGCACTCTTCAATGTGGGCAATCTCACAGGGAAGTCCTACCATAGAAATTGCCCACTTTGAAAGAATGGGCCTAGATGGCTTGTCCTCGAATTCCTTAATCCTCACTATATAGCAGACTACTAGAGGAAGAAAAGGGAATAGCCTATTGGTCCATGCCCACCGTCGCACTCTTACTCACTctctgtttttccttttttttttttatattcctttttcctttctaagtttcctattttctctcttatctttCACTTCTTTTcttacttgttttttttttttttttttttttttttatctctcctGTTTTCCTTCCCCCTTCTTCTATTCTCCTCCCCTCATTGTCCCTACTATGCATAGCTAAGAccctttttatatttcttgtcGTGACaagtttttactattttaccccTTAACTGCTTTTGTCCTGGTATAAGTGTCCCTCCCAGACCACCCACTGGTCTATTGGCTGCCCAACCATCACTACTTACCTATGTTGGCCGTGCCACATTCCATACCTAGAcaaaaagagttttattttgttttcttgctcTCTGTGGCATTCTCATCCAGATAAGGGTGGGTATTCTCTCTTACTAACCCctatggcatgcacctagtgattccagctcatctttttctcttttggatgGTATGTCATTCCAATAGGatatttcccccaaaagagcttgAACGGGAACCCCAGAATAGGCTTCCCCTTTCTCCCCACTGTCAGACCGCATCCTCTCTTACCTTTGAACCATGGCCCACCACTCCTGTATTGATTGGGTACAAGTGAGTGATGCCTAAGCCTTATGCGTACTCCACTTCCATGTGAGTCTAGGGCTTGTCTGCCATTCATGCATTTGCCATGGCCTAAGGGCTTGTCTGGTCTTCACTACCCGTTCTGCCACTTATTCTTAATCTCTTGTGGCGTGGATGAGTTACTAGGTCTTCGTTCTTTGTATCTTGCTTTCTCCCTGGGTTGAGTTTTGCTTAAGCATGAGTCTTTCCTTCTTCAATCAAGCCCTTGCCTTCTTTGTGGGTTGGCTGACACCTTTGCCATGTCGCCTTGTTGTTTCTGCCATGTTATCATTTCACTTGTGCTTGCTGGACCTTTTTTGGGCTTGTTATACACTTTCCTTATGCTTAGTTCCCATAGCCCAACACTGTCGTTGGGCTTGTACTCACGCCGTTTTGGGCTTTCTTGGTCCATTTCATTCATTtggggcttccttggcccattttattcctttgggcatcctcgGCCCGTTTCATTTCTTCGGCATCCTCAGCTCATTCCAATCCTTCATTCCCACGAGTTTTGCTAAGTCTtttgggcttccctggcccaaaTTATCATATCCTTTACTTTCGAGGTTTATAAGCTTTTCCACTAACCCCATTTACTTAGTTCTTTCCTTTGGGCTTCTTCAGCCCATTTTTACTTACTTTCCATTTCTCATAATGCCCATGGGTTTACTACTTTCTTATTTGGACTCCTTTGGACtcgcttgttttttttttgagatacttttactattttacaaGCCTATGGACCATTATTCCTGTTATTCGGGCTTGATggtttttttctcaatttgctaattcttcttttttattccttccCATATTGTTGGACTTCTTCTTATTATTGGGCCTCCTTGCCAAAGTGGGCATCAACATCTTTTTAATCCCAAACCAAATTTGTATCAATTTCAAGTCACACTCTTGAAAGATCTAATTATTAAGGATTTGGATCAGACTAAACACGAGGTAATTACTGATCCAATTGACCATGATTCCAGATTTGTTAATTACATGTTATCAACACAAATAAATTTACAACTTTTTCACGATTACCTTACAAGATAAATTATAACTTATCCTGAGAAGATTTGTGATAAAAGTTGTATATTTGTTTATGGtagtagatttttatttttattttggaatgaGATGACCTTATCATTTACTTTGAGAAATCAAtgtgaatataaaaataattaaaagtacATGCATGCCATCtccctaaaagaaaaaaatagaattggtCGGGCCAGTCTAAACTCCAATATTACTGGAATTAGTCTGGTTGGCTTTCCTGTCATTTCAGACagcaaaaccaaaaaccaatccCATTGAGATTCTCTAAACCACACGTGTGACTCAAAGTTGGTACGGCACGTGCAGTAAAAAGTGAATGGAAAAGtaaaatctctctttctctagcAAAATAGATCTGATTCAGATCTATCTACTTTATGAGTAATGCTAAAGTGGACATTAAACATGGCATAATTTTATGCTATAATTTGTGATATAGCAAATTATGATTATTGGGAGTGTATTTTCACATGACTTATTATTCTCATATTTTTATCGGTTACAACTTATCACATcataaattatattcaaaattgtACCAAATTTAGTGTACATCACGACCTCTTGCTTTATATTTACAGTTCCCTCGTTCCACTGGAGGAGGGTCCGTTTTGTCGTACCTGTCACTAGCCAAAAAAAGCAGATCAGTAGGTGGCTTTAGCATGTCACTTGTCAGCGCATCGTACGGATACTATACTATGCTATACTAGAAGGACTGGTTTAGAACCCAATAAATATCAGGGTCTTCTGCCACAAAAAGACAATAGAAACTCCATCCCTCCCACTTTTCATTTCACACACagttttccttctctctcttctacCTGGTCCACTCTAATCGTTGAATACATGTTATTTCCGTGAAGAAGACTCACAAAAGTCTAGATAACCCATCTCTCTCTTGTGGTGGAGTAGGAGGTGCGTCTAGTTTCTTCAGCTTTTGTGTGAGTTCATatgcatttttctctctttgaaatGTGCATGTTTTCTGtccaaatatattattttttgtgatcaaattattgtcttttgaattagcagatgggttttttttttttttttttgggttattaataaattaatttggtATGAAAAGCTCAAGTGATTGCTCTTGGAAATACTTTGAGATCTTgatgttattttttgttcattttttatcattgttattgtttttgttgttagtTTGTTACTTGTTtggagataaaaaagaaaaaaaaaaaaagctcaagaaatttttattattcttgaaATATGAAATACCTCCCACCTAAAATTAAGGGAAATAAATGGTGTTTGTGTGGGTTAAGCAGAGGCTTTTGACTTAGGGACCATGTGATACTATAGGTGAATCTCAAAGTTCTAATTGCATTTCCTCTGCTCTAAGAAAGGAGCAGAATGAAAACTTAGTTCTTCAGATTTGAGTTTAGAGCTGTATAATTGGAATTAAAACATCTTAAGGTgattgattttatttgtatggtttcaatttgagaatattAACACAAGTCCAATTGCAATCTTAATTTTTCTGGGGGGAGGGGCTATATGCCTATATGACTCATGCTTCATCTGttgatgtaaaataaaattggacAGTATATCAATAATATTCATAACAATTTATTGTTAATGTTGTTGTTTTagtaattcttatatatataatcacttGGGTCAACGGGGGTTGGTACTTACGGTGAACACAGAATTTGATCTAGACATCTAATAATATACAATGGATTTCTAATgttgtatttaaaaaagaaaaagaagaggtcGTTTTTATCTATCGTGTGATACATGCCTTTCTCATCCTGTTTGCCAGATTGTTGAGTGGCCATTTTCCTGTAAAAGCTGGTACagaatacacacacatatttgaatgttcttatgtgATTTTTGATGTTGTAGGTTAAACTTGGTTGCCAAATTGTGGTATCAGACTACCAGAGAGGCAGAGACCATGTTTAGCCGTTGGACTAATTCTCATCATGATCAGGAGAATGATCCACATGAGGCTGAGTTAAAGGTGATGATAAATTGGAAGTTGCAGAGATTGTGAAGACAATAATTCATTTGACTATGTTAAGCtcctttcaatttttaaaatacaatgGCTTTGCACCTGCTAGCCATCATTTCCATTGGTAGAAAATCTATCAAATAGCCTAACTCAACTGATCTAATCCCAAACACTTGGGTTAGGCACTAGACGGGTTCTTCTTCATGATTGAACTTTATCTACGGCATAGCTCTTTTTGGTGTCCAGTTGATATATAGAAACAATTTTTGTGATAAAGGATCTCCTTTGTCATAATTGATTTTTACTCTTACAGTTCCACAGAAATAAGATTTTTCAGTTCAGCTTCGAAAATAGATGTCAttattaatttgcatgcagGTCAATGAACTTAAGGATGCAATTGGACCTCAATCTGGACGTAGTTTACAGTTTTGTACCAATGCATGCTTTAGGAGATATTTGGAAGCTAGGAACTGGAATGTAGAGAAatcaaaaaaaatgttggaagagaCACTCAAATGGAGATCAACCTTTAAACCTGAGGAAATTCGATGGGTATGTTGGGTTTGATATTCACATGTTCAGTAGTGCTTACAAAGGCCAGAAATTAATTCTGATAATAGTTCAATTGAAAATCACTATATATAATGATTTTGTTGCCAGAATGAAGTTGCAATAGAAGGTGAGACTGGAAAAATATACAGAGCAAATTTTCATGACCGAAATGGGAGGAGCGTTCTTATACTAAGGCCAGGAATGCAGGTAGTATTTATTTAGCTAGCACAGATATTTCTTGTGCTTACTGGTTTTTGAAATTAATGTCTCTCCAAATGCTGCAGAACACTGCATCTTTGGATAATCAGATGCGACATCTAGTGTATCTCTTAGAGAACGCTATCCTTAACCTTCCAGAGGGTCAAGAACAAATGTCATGGTTGATTGACTTCACTGGGTGGTCAATAACCAACAATGTGCCCATCAAATCTGCTCGAGAGACTATCAATATTTTGCAGAATCACTACCCTGAGAGGCTCGCCATAGCATTTCTCTACAATCCCCCACGGATTTTTGAAGCATTCTGGAAGGTTTGAGTTTAACCCTCCCTGATTGCACTCTGCTTCATCAATAAATAGCATAATGACCACTAGAATTGAAATTACTCAAATGAATGAGTAGTAACTaaagaataaaacaaatatGGACCATTTTTCATGTGCTCTCTGTCCAGAAGAGGCTCGTAGGTGATGTTAGCAGAAATAAGTTGAATATAGCAGAATAGTTGACCAAAGTACTTGCACCACAACTAGAAACCCGTTTATACTCCCTCCTGCACAAGGTTATTTGAACCAAGAGCCCTCTTTTTTAGAATGTTGATTTGTGGGTTTGGTGTCCTCACCACTAATATACGCTTGAAGATAAGAGCAACATATGATTGTTGCTTGTTGGATGGATGGATGGATGCCCTGTTTAGACCAAGTAGCTTAAAATATTGTAATCCTACGAATAGATGCTTCTATGCGCTAGCAGCTCCTACTATGTGTGACTAACATTGCATAGTGCTTTCCACAACCTTAGGTAAACTTGCTGAAATAATATTGAGGAATCAcccagaaaaaatgagagaatttAACCAAGATTTCTCTATATTCCAATCAccttctccctttttctttttctttgttcctttaTGTACGATTCTTCTTTTAGGATATATAATGTGTTCTACTTCCAATTCAGATTGTCAAGTATTTCTTGGAGGCAAAGACATTCCAGAAGGTGAAGTTTGTGTACcctaaaaataaagatagcGTGGAGCTCATGAGGACATACTTCGACGAGCAAAATCTTCCCAAAGAGTTTGGAGGAAAAGCCTTATTGAATTATGACTACGAGGAGTTCTCAAAAATGATGACTCAAGATGATGTCAAATCCGCTGCCCTGTGGGGATTGGACATCAAGCTTCAACAAGCTGGCAATGGATATTCAGGAGCTGAGGTGGCTCCGGAGCCAGTGTGTCTTGCACCAGCAGCTGGCTGAGCCAATTATGCTAATGCCCATTGTATTATGGTAATAAAGTTATAGAATTCTCACCATGCCTGAAATGCTTGTTGGACTGACTAAAAGAGATGGATCCGAATTTAACTAAGAGTAGCCGTAAGTGTTGTTCCGGCTTAGGATAAACAAATTCAATGTCAACTCCCTACTATCTAACGggaatttatctatttttaatataCCTCACTTTGTTGCCAACATCATCCTCCCATCTCACCTTGAAATAAAGATGTGAAGTGAAATAGGCATATGATGGCATGGGTCCCCTACTAGCTTCCTTGAagtaaagaaatgaaagaattCCGGCATATGATGggtttatctctttctcttgcgTTTGCCATTGTGATAAATCATTTTTCATGAATGATCCTGCATAATATCTGACACCGTTTATTAGtatgatgattattattatgACACAAACTGTTGTTTCACCTTCACACCTTGTTCTCAGGACTCGATTCTCCCTATAATGCCATATCATAtgatgctctctctctctctctctctctctctctcatccttgTGGATAAACATAGTTTACAATGACAAATTGGAATATACCTGACATATTGTTGAGTAGATGTAACTTGGGTAAAGGGTGAATTTATGTGATGGACCAACATAAATCTGTCATATAAGCACCACTAGATGGAAGAATAAATGGCGAGACTGCACCAAAGTAGGACgttctatctctttctcttgcgTTTTCCATTGTGATAAATCATTTTTCATGAAAGATCCTGCATGATATCTGACACCGCtgtttattattatgatgatgattattattatatttttatgatagaaactgtttttttttttttttaatcaatgtaTAACATATGACATTTCTTATCCTATAATTTCCACAAATTCTGCATTTAGGTGAGTTGAGCCCCGAACTTCCTTGATGGCACATTTTATTATTTCACCACACCTTGTTCTCGGGACTCGGTTCTCCCTATAATGCCATATCATAtgatgctctctctctctctctctctctctcatccttgTGGATAAGCATAGTTTACAATGACAAATTGGAATATACCAAACATATTGTTGAGTAGATGTAACTTGGGTAAAGGGTGATTTTACGTGATGGACCAACATAAATCGGTCATATCAGCACCACTAGATGGAAGAATAAATGGCGAAACTGCACCAAGGTAGGGCATTCTACACTGACGGCTACTTGTCACCAGTCATGATAAATTAGAGGGTTGGTGATCCATTAAAACCAGGCTTTAGGCATAGATGATTTTTTTGCTTGGATTGAAGAGTCCTTGTTTTTTAGAACAAGCTCTTCTCCCGGATGTAGTTTTTATTTCTCCATCTGAATAAAATTCTTAGTCTTCCCATAAACAAAATGGCAACTTAGCTGAAGGGATGAAGATGGTGCATAAACACAGCAAGTATA is a genomic window of Quercus lobata isolate SW786 chromosome 2, ValleyOak3.0 Primary Assembly, whole genome shotgun sequence containing:
- the LOC115974328 gene encoding phosphatidylinositol transfer protein 3; translated protein: MFSRWTNSHHDQENDPHEAELKVNELKDAIGPQSGRSLQFCTNACFRRYLEARNWNVEKSKKMLEETLKWRSTFKPEEIRWNEVAIEGETGKIYRANFHDRNGRSVLILRPGMQNTASLDNQMRHLVYLLENAILNLPEGQEQMSWLIDFTGWSITNNVPIKSARETINILQNHYPERLAIAFLYNPPRIFEAFWKIVKYFLEAKTFQKVKFVYPKNKDSVELMRTYFDEQNLPKEFGGKALLNYDYEEFSKMMTQDDVKSAALWGLDIKLQQAGNGYSGAEVAPEPVCLAPAAG